Proteins encoded within one genomic window of Flavobacterium sp. NG2:
- a CDS encoding DEAD/DEAH box helicase has product MSTFEQFNLPKSVQKAVEDLGFVTPTPIQEKSFSVIMSGRDMMGIAQTGTGKTFAYLLPLLKLYKFTTTHTPKIVILVPTRELVVQVVDEIEKLTKYMSVRTIGIFGGVNINTQKKNVYEGTDILVGTPGRTMDLALDNVVRFEEIQKLVIDEFDEMLNLGFRTQLTALLAMMPKKRQNILFSATMTDEVDAVLNDYFDYPEEVTLSASGTPLENITQITYNVPNFNTKINLLKHLLATNEDMSRVLVFVNNKKISDMVFERIEEDFEGQFGVIHSNKSQNYRLTTMASFQEGNLRGLITTDIMARGLDISNITHVINFEMPEFGELYMHRIGRTGRADATGTAISFITPREEESKIEIEVLMNMELEIEDFPEEVEISMKLIEPEKERPVIKFNKKKKPDGEGAFHEKAKKNTKVNLGGPSKTKKKTHGSVNRNMLKTRAQKKKKK; this is encoded by the coding sequence ATGAGCACTTTTGAGCAATTTAATCTTCCGAAATCAGTACAAAAAGCCGTTGAGGATTTAGGATTTGTAACCCCTACTCCTATTCAGGAAAAATCATTTTCTGTTATCATGTCTGGGCGTGATATGATGGGTATTGCACAAACGGGAACTGGAAAAACCTTTGCTTATTTACTGCCTTTATTAAAGCTATATAAATTTACAACTACGCATACCCCAAAAATTGTCATTCTGGTTCCAACACGTGAACTAGTAGTTCAAGTAGTTGACGAAATCGAAAAATTAACCAAATATATGTCGGTTCGTACCATCGGAATTTTTGGAGGCGTAAATATCAACACCCAGAAAAAAAATGTCTATGAAGGGACTGATATACTGGTAGGAACTCCTGGTAGAACCATGGATTTAGCCCTAGACAACGTAGTCCGTTTTGAAGAAATTCAAAAACTAGTGATTGATGAGTTTGACGAAATGTTGAACCTTGGTTTTAGAACCCAATTAACCGCTCTATTGGCGATGATGCCTAAAAAACGTCAAAATATCTTGTTCTCTGCAACGATGACCGATGAAGTCGATGCTGTTTTGAATGATTACTTTGATTATCCTGAAGAAGTTACGCTTTCGGCCTCAGGAACACCTTTAGAAAACATTACACAAATCACTTATAATGTTCCCAACTTTAATACCAAAATCAATTTACTGAAACATTTGTTAGCCACTAACGAAGACATGAGTCGTGTCTTGGTTTTTGTGAATAACAAGAAGATTTCGGATATGGTTTTTGAGCGTATCGAAGAGGATTTTGAAGGACAATTTGGAGTCATCCACTCTAATAAATCACAAAATTACCGTTTGACCACGATGGCAAGTTTCCAAGAAGGCAATCTTCGCGGACTGATTACCACGGATATTATGGCCAGAGGTTTGGATATTTCGAATATTACCCATGTCATCAACTTTGAGATGCCCGAATTTGGAGAATTGTACATGCACCGTATTGGTCGTACTGGTCGTGCTGATGCTACAGGAACAGCGATTAGTTTCATCACTCCAAGAGAGGAAGAATCCAAAATCGAAATCGAAGTCTTGATGAACATGGAACTAGAGATTGAAGATTTCCCTGAAGAAGTTGAAATTTCGATGAAGTTAATCGAACCTGAAAAAGAACGTCCCGTCATTAAATTCAATAAAAAGAAGAAACCAGATGGTGAGGGTGCTTTTCACGAAAAAGCCAAAAAGAATACCAAAGTCAACCTTGGAGGGCCATCCAAAACCAAAAAGAAAACGCATGGTTCTGTTAACCGAAACATGTTAAAAACTAGAGCTCAAAAAAAGAAGAAAAAATAA
- a CDS encoding T9SS type B sorting domain-containing protein, producing MNQSFIKKTIFQLLLILMWSYTWSQPRQIVIVEQTFVYANSATVADLDSRVTGLLPGDGAVWMNAATGGTAFLPTDALISGQKYYLKNTEDNTKYAIGTRLRIIAFQISPSLVPSKSNVLCEGEIVQIKAEGLLTTEEFTAKNTNGLGLNLVKVAQFQQSNYFVKVGTDAKPLSMSWTAADDLISNIPGASMYIINGGTPGGAQPLEETTVLSGLDALGYLNKQGPPKVPSGYAFWLGLKQYGNAYDFDDRTGINNKGWYWVNGMPLGYENWDKNPTTLVLIEPNDYNANGTVGAIPPHDEDNAEFNFQSRTAAAWVDAPDLSPLHASVPLFEFQGITSLQWSKYNTTTSSWELMPGETNGILSTTAIAGTLRYKLDYSINGTSQPPLMYDVIGTAITITTQPTSVSSCGENVSFSILSDGDLYQWQVSTDGATWKDVTNNAIYSNSNSTELKITSPVNTMNSYRYRVLIKKTGASCSLFSNEVSLTVNVIATPTITAGSSTTFCTGDSVVLTSSSATGNLWSTGETTQSITVTSSGTYTVKVMNGSCASATSAGTVVTVNAIPATPTISATGVTTFCSGGSVVLTSSSSVGNLWSTGETTQSITVASSGTYTVKVINNGCTSATSAGTNVTVNPTPATPIITTVSPTTFCTGGSVVLTSSSSVGNLWSTGETTQSITVTSSGTYTVKVMNGSCASATSAGTVVTVNAIPATPTILATGATTFCSGGSVVLTSSSSVGNLWSTGETTQSITVASSGTYTVKVISNGCTSATSAGTNVTVNPTPATPIITTVSPTTFCTGGSVVLTSSSSVGNLWSTGETTQSITVTSSGTYTVKVMNGSCTSPTSAGTVVTVNAIPATPTISTTGATTFCSGGSVVLTSSSSVGNLWSTGETTQSISVSTTGNYTVMVTTNGCSSSVSSTTNVIVNPLPSINTNENGDEDVLICSGISTFSILLEAGINDGTPTSDYTYLWSKNGILITPSETNPTLTVNSDGVYTVKVSSKLTNCSSVRTIKVIPSEAPKIKAIDIVELTDNNSITIHLDSGQGKYLYSIEGVNGGYQESNFFNDIAPGVYEVFVKDTSNCGSDNRTVYVLGAPKYFTPNGDGYNDYWNIKGINGTANANSMISIFDRYGKLLKQLRPLEQGWNGTFKGVLLPATDYWFTVKLEDGREATGHFSLKR from the coding sequence ATGAACCAATCTTTTATAAAAAAAACAATCTTTCAATTGCTGTTAATTTTAATGTGGAGTTACACTTGGTCGCAACCACGTCAAATAGTTATTGTAGAACAAACTTTTGTTTATGCAAATTCGGCTACAGTTGCTGATTTGGATTCAAGAGTGACTGGTCTTCTTCCTGGTGATGGTGCAGTATGGATGAATGCTGCAACTGGAGGGACTGCTTTTTTGCCAACAGATGCTCTTATTAGTGGGCAGAAATACTATTTGAAAAATACAGAAGACAATACTAAATATGCGATTGGTACTCGATTAAGAATTATTGCTTTTCAAATTTCGCCAAGTTTAGTGCCAAGTAAATCCAATGTATTGTGTGAAGGAGAAATAGTTCAGATTAAAGCTGAAGGTTTATTAACTACCGAAGAGTTTACCGCCAAAAATACCAATGGTTTAGGTTTGAATTTAGTTAAGGTAGCTCAGTTTCAGCAGTCAAATTATTTTGTAAAAGTAGGTACTGATGCAAAGCCACTTTCGATGTCTTGGACAGCAGCCGATGATTTAATTTCGAACATACCTGGTGCCTCTATGTACATTATTAACGGAGGAACTCCTGGTGGTGCACAGCCTCTAGAAGAGACTACTGTTTTGAGCGGATTAGATGCGTTAGGCTATTTGAATAAGCAAGGACCTCCAAAAGTGCCTTCTGGCTATGCTTTTTGGTTGGGTTTAAAGCAATATGGGAATGCTTATGATTTTGATGATAGGACAGGGATAAATAATAAGGGTTGGTACTGGGTTAATGGAATGCCGTTAGGATATGAAAATTGGGATAAAAACCCAACAACTTTAGTATTGATTGAACCTAATGACTATAATGCTAATGGAACCGTTGGAGCGATTCCTCCTCATGATGAAGATAATGCCGAATTTAACTTTCAATCTAGGACGGCTGCTGCTTGGGTAGATGCACCTGATTTAAGTCCGTTGCATGCCTCTGTTCCTTTGTTTGAATTTCAGGGGATTACATCGCTTCAATGGAGTAAATACAATACAACGACAAGTAGTTGGGAACTTATGCCTGGTGAAACTAATGGGATCTTGAGCACAACAGCAATTGCAGGTACGCTACGGTATAAATTAGATTATAGTATTAATGGGACGTCGCAGCCTCCTTTGATGTATGATGTCATTGGTACTGCTATAACAATAACAACACAGCCTACTTCGGTTTCTTCTTGTGGCGAAAATGTTTCTTTTTCAATTCTAAGTGATGGTGATTTGTATCAATGGCAGGTTTCAACAGATGGTGCGACTTGGAAAGATGTTACGAATAATGCTATTTATAGTAACTCAAATTCAACTGAATTAAAAATTACTAGCCCAGTAAATACAATGAATAGCTATAGGTATAGAGTACTTATTAAAAAAACAGGTGCTTCCTGTAGTTTATTTTCTAATGAAGTAAGTTTAACTGTAAATGTGATTGCTACGCCTACAATTACGGCAGGAAGTTCTACTACTTTCTGTACAGGTGATAGTGTCGTGCTGACCTCTTCCTCAGCTACAGGGAATCTTTGGTCAACTGGAGAAACTACACAATCAATAACAGTGACTTCATCAGGAACTTATACAGTGAAAGTGATGAATGGTAGTTGTGCATCAGCTACTTCAGCGGGAACTGTGGTTACAGTAAATGCGATTCCTGCCACGCCAACGATTTCAGCAACAGGTGTAACAACTTTCTGTTCTGGTGGAAGTGTGGTTTTAACTTCATCATCGTCTGTTGGAAACCTTTGGTCAACTGGTGAGACAACTCAGTCAATAACAGTTGCTTCGTCAGGAACTTATACTGTAAAAGTAATTAATAATGGTTGTACATCAGCAACTTCAGCGGGTACTAATGTTACAGTGAATCCTACACCGGCTACCCCAATTATTACAACAGTTAGCCCGACTACTTTTTGTACTGGTGGTAGCGTAGTTTTAACTTCGTCTTCGTCTGTTGGAAACTTATGGTCGACAGGAGAGACTACACAATCAATAACAGTGACTTCATCAGGTACTTATACAGTGAAAGTAATGAATGGTAGTTGTGCATCGGCTACTTCAGCGGGAACTGTGGTTACAGTAAATGCGATTCCTGCCACGCCAACGATTTTAGCAACTGGTGCAACAACTTTCTGTTCTGGTGGAAGTGTCGTTTTAACTTCATCTTCGTCTGTTGGAAACCTTTGGTCAACTGGTGAGACAACTCAGTCAATAACAGTTGCTTCGTCAGGAACTTATACTGTAAAAGTAATTAGTAATGGTTGTACATCAGCAACTTCAGCGGGTACTAATGTTACAGTGAATCCTACACCAGCTACCCCAATTATTACAACAGTTAGCCCGACTACTTTTTGTACTGGTGGTAGCGTAGTTTTAACTTCGTCTTCGTCTGTTGGAAACTTATGGTCGACAGGAGAGACTACACAATCAATAACAGTGACTTCATCAGGAACTTATACAGTGAAAGTAATGAACGGTAGTTGTACATCACCTACTTCAGCGGGAACTGTGGTTACAGTGAATGCGATTCCTGCCACGCCAACGATTTCAACAACTGGTGCAACAACTTTCTGTTCTGGCGGAAGTGTCGTTTTAACTTCATCTTCCTCTGTTGGAAACCTTTGGTCAACTGGTGAGACAACTCAGTCAATTAGCGTTTCAACTACTGGAAACTATACTGTGATGGTGACTACTAACGGCTGTTCTTCATCAGTGTCTTCAACAACGAATGTTATTGTAAATCCTCTACCAAGTATTAATACAAATGAGAATGGAGATGAAGATGTTTTAATTTGTTCTGGTATCTCTACCTTTTCGATCTTATTAGAAGCTGGAATAAACGACGGTACACCTACTAGTGATTACACTTATCTTTGGTCTAAAAATGGAATATTAATCACACCGTCTGAAACTAATCCCACATTAACGGTTAATTCTGATGGAGTCTATACCGTCAAAGTAAGTTCGAAATTAACCAATTGTAGTAGTGTTAGAACAATTAAAGTAATTCCTTCCGAAGCACCTAAAATTAAGGCTATTGATATTGTTGAATTAACCGATAATAATTCGATAACAATTCATCTCGATTCAGGTCAGGGTAAGTACTTGTATAGTATTGAAGGGGTTAATGGTGGTTATCAAGAGTCTAATTTTTTTAATGATATTGCACCTGGAGTTTACGAGGTTTTTGTAAAAGATACCAGTAATTGTGGTAGTGACAATAGAACGGTTTATGTTCTTGGTGCTCCCAAGTATTTTACGCCAAATGGTGATGGTTATAATGATTATTGGAATATAAAAGGAATTAACGGGACAGCTAATGCAAATTCAATGATTTCCATTTTTGACCGTTATGGTAAACTTTTAAAACAGCTAAGACCTTTGGAGCAAGGTTGGAATGGGACTTTTAAAGGTGTTTTATTGCCTGCAACGGATTATTGGTTTACAGTAAAACTAGAAGATGGAAGAGAGGCAACTGGTCATTTTTCGTTAAAAAGGTAA
- a CDS encoding diphthine--ammonia ligase: MNFLTSWSGGKDSCYAMMKAVEQGFVPKVLLNMMNENGKISRSHGLPLAILEQQALQMDVPLEAVPASWEDYEVKYIQTLKSLKSRYDFEAAVFGDIDLQAHKDWEDKVCAAASLQAVLPLWQQDRLVLVNEMLANGIETMIVSCNAQMGENYLGRILTHELAQELQEKGIDPCGENGEFHTMVIHCPLFKNPISLPTYTTTTHENYCFIVWE, from the coding sequence ATGAATTTTTTAACCTCTTGGAGCGGCGGAAAAGACAGTTGCTACGCCATGATGAAAGCCGTTGAGCAAGGTTTTGTTCCCAAAGTGCTCTTGAATATGATGAACGAAAACGGAAAGATTTCCCGTTCTCATGGATTGCCACTAGCGATTTTGGAACAACAAGCTTTGCAAATGGATGTACCATTAGAAGCGGTTCCTGCCAGTTGGGAAGATTATGAAGTCAAATACATTCAGACTTTAAAATCACTAAAGTCCAGATACGATTTTGAAGCAGCCGTCTTTGGAGATATCGATTTGCAAGCGCATAAAGACTGGGAAGATAAGGTTTGTGCTGCTGCTAGTTTACAAGCTGTTTTACCGCTTTGGCAGCAAGACCGCTTGGTCCTAGTCAATGAGATGTTGGCCAATGGAATCGAAACCATGATTGTTTCCTGCAATGCACAAATGGGTGAGAACTATCTTGGTCGCATCTTGACTCACGAATTAGCCCAAGAATTGCAGGAAAAAGGCATTGACCCCTGTGGCGAAAATGGCGAATTTCACACTATGGTTATCCATTGTCCCTTGTTCAAAAATCCAATTTCTTTACCCACATACACTACAACGACCCATGAAAACTACTGTTTCATCGTTTGGGAATAG
- a CDS encoding TonB-dependent receptor plug domain-containing protein, giving the protein MNKKIVRISMLCLLIGASTFAQKKGAIAVPNELNEVVISDSKFALPKEKSGKVIVKITAEDLAKREGQSLATVLSSVAGVEINGNQSNAGRNLGVYIRGSRTRQTLILIDGVPVSDASGINLEYDLRLLPVEQVESVEIMKGASSTLYGSGAAAGVINITLKKGTKKDISGTVYLNTGTQVTADKTNYSPKEFNQGFNFGAKNEKINYFASLNSSAVQGISEVKGVDFEDDLFQRVNSVVKLGFTPTKKLSLDFSANYDRIKNEFDDVYDNFNNPDSPVNVSTSEQFRLGFSPKYKYNKGELVLNSSFNMIERGYNVFNSRTKKVDPSEYKSRNVNVDAFNKYQFCKQFFAVLGSQFQFQEMNSQTVYGSIAGEMAKFNTVDPYFTAVYNSDFGLNVNLGGRYNIHSVYGEHLVYNINPSFSFSDLPLKLLASYSTAYITPSLYQLYSPYGNLDLTPEENSTVEAGFEVSLLDKKLTLNTVAYYRQEDNAIGFYTNPTTYKSNYVNTVGKYNARGVEAMVSYAFSKDLGVNVNYTFTQVEEALSKLIPKHKANASVDYQLNERTSFNVNYQYVDKRNTSYFNGATFKSTPVLLDAYQLVNATARYNLIKNRMNVFGSVTNIFNEDFLENVGYSTRGRNFKIGFTLLF; this is encoded by the coding sequence ATGAACAAGAAAATCGTTCGTATTAGTATGTTGTGCCTACTAATAGGTGCATCTACTTTTGCACAAAAAAAAGGAGCTATCGCGGTTCCAAATGAATTAAACGAAGTTGTTATCTCCGATTCAAAATTTGCTTTACCAAAAGAAAAATCAGGAAAAGTAATTGTGAAAATCACTGCTGAAGATTTGGCAAAAAGAGAAGGACAGTCTCTTGCCACTGTATTAAGTTCTGTAGCAGGTGTTGAAATTAATGGAAATCAGAGTAATGCTGGTAGAAATTTAGGGGTGTACATACGTGGTAGCCGTACACGTCAAACCTTGATTTTAATTGATGGTGTTCCCGTTTCGGATGCTTCAGGAATTAATTTAGAATATGATTTGCGTTTGCTTCCTGTGGAACAAGTAGAAAGTGTCGAAATCATGAAAGGAGCCTCAAGTACTTTATATGGCTCTGGTGCAGCTGCAGGTGTTATTAATATTACCCTAAAAAAAGGAACTAAAAAAGATATTTCTGGTACGGTATATCTGAATACAGGTACGCAAGTAACTGCTGATAAGACCAACTATAGTCCGAAAGAATTCAATCAAGGATTCAATTTTGGTGCTAAAAATGAAAAAATCAATTATTTTGCCTCTTTAAATAGTAGTGCTGTTCAAGGAATTTCAGAAGTTAAAGGTGTTGATTTTGAAGACGATCTTTTTCAAAGAGTAAATTCGGTTGTGAAATTAGGTTTTACTCCAACTAAAAAACTAAGCTTAGATTTTTCAGCTAACTATGACCGAATCAAAAATGAGTTTGATGATGTCTATGATAATTTTAACAACCCAGATTCGCCTGTAAATGTCTCAACTTCTGAGCAATTTCGTTTAGGATTTTCACCAAAATACAAATACAATAAAGGAGAGTTAGTATTGAATTCTAGTTTTAATATGATTGAAAGAGGATATAACGTGTTCAATAGCAGGACAAAAAAAGTTGATCCAAGTGAATATAAATCACGAAATGTAAACGTTGATGCCTTCAATAAATACCAGTTTTGCAAGCAATTTTTTGCAGTTCTAGGGAGTCAGTTTCAATTTCAAGAAATGAATTCTCAGACTGTTTACGGTAGTATTGCTGGTGAAATGGCTAAATTTAACACTGTCGATCCGTATTTTACAGCAGTTTATAATTCGGATTTTGGTTTAAATGTAAATTTAGGAGGTAGATACAATATACATAGTGTTTATGGAGAGCATTTAGTGTATAATATCAATCCATCGTTTTCATTTTCTGATTTACCTTTAAAATTATTGGCTTCTTATAGTACAGCCTATATTACTCCTAGTTTGTATCAATTGTATTCTCCTTATGGAAACCTTGATTTGACTCCTGAGGAAAATAGTACTGTTGAAGCAGGATTTGAGGTGTCATTATTAGACAAGAAGCTAACATTGAATACCGTTGCTTACTACAGGCAAGAAGATAATGCGATAGGTTTTTATACAAATCCTACAACCTATAAATCAAATTACGTCAACACGGTTGGGAAATATAATGCGAGAGGGGTAGAGGCTATGGTTTCTTATGCTTTTTCAAAGGATTTAGGAGTAAATGTAAACTATACTTTTACACAAGTGGAAGAAGCATTAAGCAAATTGATCCCAAAACACAAAGCAAATGCTTCTGTTGATTACCAATTGAATGAACGAACATCTTTCAATGTGAATTATCAATATGTAGATAAAAGGAATACTTCTTATTTTAACGGAGCTACTTTTAAATCTACACCAGTACTTTTAGATGCATACCAATTAGTAAATGCAACGGCTAGATACAACCTAATCAAAAATAGGATGAATGTATTTGGTTCGGTAACGAATATTTTTAATGAAGATTTTCTTGAAAACGTAGGTTATAGCACACGTGGACGAAACTTTAAAATTGGTTTTACTCTATTGTTCTAG
- a CDS encoding lactonase family protein: protein MMKKYPSVVFALLFSISFFAQQSKLNLIIGTYTNKCDSKGVYVYEFDTNTGNFTLQSESVPTDSPSYLAVSQDNKFVYTVNSDAANSAVTAFGFDAKTGKLNFLNKEKTNGVNPCFIINDDKTVISANYSGGNVSVFGKNSDGTVTALKQLVQHEGKGPNAKRQEKAHLHMVQFSPDHNYVLATDLGSDKVYSYAYSPNANQPLELKYTIDAKAGSGPRHFTFSKDGKKAYLLQELDGTVSVFNYKKGNLKLIQETTVLSDGFNQSFTAADIHISPDERFLYATNRKEANDISCFKILKNGKLEFVSRTSTLGDGPRNFAIDPTGNFLLVGHQFSNGVVIFKRDKATGLLTDTGKRIDLCSPVCLVFTGKE, encoded by the coding sequence ATGATGAAAAAGTATCCTTCGGTTGTATTCGCGCTTCTATTTAGTATTTCATTTTTTGCACAACAAAGCAAGCTTAATTTAATTATTGGAACCTACACCAATAAATGTGATAGTAAAGGGGTTTATGTGTATGAATTTGATACTAATACGGGCAATTTCACCTTACAATCAGAGTCGGTGCCAACGGATAGTCCTAGTTATTTGGCGGTTTCACAAGATAATAAATTTGTTTATACGGTCAATTCTGATGCTGCCAATAGTGCCGTAACTGCTTTTGGATTTGATGCTAAAACGGGAAAACTGAATTTTTTGAATAAAGAAAAAACCAATGGTGTGAATCCATGTTTTATCATTAATGATGATAAAACAGTGATATCAGCCAATTATTCGGGTGGAAATGTTTCTGTTTTTGGTAAAAATAGTGACGGAACTGTGACAGCTTTAAAACAATTGGTGCAGCATGAAGGGAAAGGGCCTAATGCCAAGCGACAAGAAAAAGCCCATTTGCATATGGTGCAATTTTCTCCAGACCACAACTATGTTTTAGCAACCGATTTAGGAAGTGATAAAGTGTATTCCTATGCATATAGTCCCAATGCAAATCAACCTTTGGAATTGAAGTATACTATTGATGCGAAAGCAGGAAGCGGACCAAGGCATTTTACTTTTAGTAAAGACGGTAAAAAAGCCTATTTGTTACAAGAATTGGATGGTACTGTTTCGGTTTTTAATTATAAAAAAGGGAATCTTAAATTAATTCAAGAAACCACCGTTTTAAGTGATGGTTTTAATCAATCCTTTACTGCTGCAGATATCCATATTTCACCTGACGAACGTTTTTTATATGCTACCAATAGAAAAGAAGCCAACGATATTAGTTGCTTTAAGATTTTAAAAAATGGCAAATTAGAATTTGTATCTAGAACAAGCACTTTGGGTGATGGGCCACGAAATTTTGCCATTGATCCTACGGGGAATTTTTTGTTAGTGGGGCACCAATTTAGTAACGGTGTAGTGATTTTTAAAAGAGATAAGGCAACAGGATTATTGACGGATACTGGGAAGAGAATTGATTTGTGCTCGCCTGTTTGTTTGGTGTTTACGGGAAAAGAGTAA
- a CDS encoding RluA family pseudouridine synthase, whose protein sequence is MNNNIESVDLEDELFEHFRFEVPKGQALLRIDKYLMGLIPNATRNKIQNAASGGNIFVNEIAVKSNYKVKPFDLVTVMLSHPPFENHILPENIPLNIVYEDDALLLVNKEPGLVVHPGHGNYTGTLVNALAFHFENLPMNSSERPGLVHRIDKDTSGLLVIAKTEAAMTHLAKQFEAKTTEREYIALVWGNVTEEKGTIEGNLARHLKDRMQMAVFADPEIGKPAITHYKVLERFGYVTLISCQLETGRTHQIRAHMKHIGHPLFNDERYGGHLILKGTTFTKYKQFIDNCFKALPRQALHAKTLGFIHPTTGEHMRFDTDLPQDFQDCIDKWRGYSKSHMIDDEE, encoded by the coding sequence ATGAACAATAATATAGAGTCGGTTGACTTAGAAGACGAATTATTCGAACACTTTAGATTTGAAGTTCCTAAAGGACAAGCCTTATTAAGAATAGACAAATATTTGATGGGATTAATCCCAAATGCTACCCGAAACAAAATTCAAAATGCAGCTTCGGGAGGAAATATTTTTGTAAATGAAATTGCAGTAAAATCAAATTATAAGGTAAAACCATTTGATTTGGTTACAGTAATGTTATCCCATCCTCCTTTTGAAAATCATATTCTACCGGAAAACATCCCATTAAACATTGTTTATGAAGATGATGCCTTATTATTGGTCAACAAAGAACCCGGTTTAGTGGTACATCCTGGTCACGGAAATTACACTGGAACACTTGTCAATGCATTGGCTTTTCATTTTGAAAATTTACCAATGAACAGTAGCGAACGTCCTGGATTAGTACATCGTATTGACAAAGACACTTCTGGATTATTAGTAATTGCTAAGACAGAGGCAGCAATGACCCATTTGGCTAAACAATTTGAAGCCAAAACTACTGAAAGAGAATATATCGCTTTGGTTTGGGGAAATGTTACTGAAGAAAAAGGAACGATTGAAGGAAACCTAGCGCGTCACTTAAAGGACCGAATGCAAATGGCTGTTTTTGCAGACCCTGAGATAGGAAAACCTGCTATTACACATTACAAGGTACTAGAACGTTTTGGCTATGTTACATTGATTTCTTGCCAACTAGAAACAGGACGTACACACCAAATTAGAGCACATATGAAACATATTGGTCATCCTTTATTTAATGATGAGCGTTATGGTGGACATTTGATACTAAAAGGAACAACTTTTACTAAATACAAACAATTTATAGACAATTGTTTTAAAGCATTACCAAGACAAGCCTTACATGCTAAAACCTTAGGATTTATCCATCCTACAACAGGTGAACACATGCGATTTGACACTGATTTACCTCAAGATTTTCAAGATTGCATTGACAAATGGAGAGGGTATTCAAAATCTCATATGATTGATGATGAAGAATAA